The genomic stretch GAGCGGAACGCAAGTGTTTATCGGAGCTAAACGGGATGATAAGTTCGGTCACATGGTACTTTGCGGGTTGGGAGGTATCTTTATCGAGGTATTGAAAGACGTGAAGGCCGGGTTGGCCCCGATGTCTAAAGATGAGGCTCACGGAATGATTAAAGAGTTGAAATCTTACAAGATTATACAGGGTGTTCGCGGACAAGAACCCGTGAACGAGGATAAATTTGCCGAGGCCGTGATGAGAATATCTGCTTTGGTGAAAGTTGCCCCGGAAATTTTCGAGATGGACTTGAACCCGTTATTAGGAAATAAAGATAACGTGGTGGCTGTAGATGCTCGTATCCGTATTGAAAAATAGGGATTTCTCATGAAATCTTGGAAAAATTATAACCAGAAAGAGAGAAGAATGATCATTATAATAGGAGTATTGCTATTGGCGATACTCCTAAGTTTTGGTCGTATAAGCAGTAGTTGGAAAAAAGGGTTTGATTTTTTCTATTCCTCTCCCAAAGAGGAAGTGAATGAAGACGCCCAGTTGAACCAAGGCTTAGGTGAGAACGTGGATGCGTCAAGCGAGAGTGTTGAAAAATAATGTTTAAGACTCTCCGGAATGGCGTGGTTTTCCGGAGGATAGGTAAAGTATGTGTGATGAAAAAAAGTGATTTTATAGTTATCGGGTGTGTAATCGTATGCCTGTTGCCTTTCTTCGTGTCTGATTCCGTGTATTCTTTTTATAAAACATTTAATGCCGAGCATGGTATGATTATGAGCTTTTTGAAGTTTGCGATCTTATCGACATTGGGAGAATGTATCGGGTTGAGGATAAGTGCGGGGGTGTATAACCGGAAAGGTTTTGGGATCTGGCCTCGTGCTATAGTGTGGGGTATTCTGGGAATGGGAATCAGTATGGCCATGACGATTTTTGCAAATGGAGTGCCTGCCTTTTTAAAAAGCATGGGAATGGAAAATGCGACTTCGGTAATGGGAGAGTCATTGTCTTGGTCGAAAGTGTTTGTAGCTTTTTGCATTTCAGTGGGAATGAACACGATTTTTGCTCCTGTTTTTATGACATTGCATAAGATTACGGATACACATATATTGACTCACGGCGGAACGTTAGCCGGTTTTTTTACCCCGATACAGATGGGGGAGATTATGGCCAATTTGAATTGGCGGGTGCAATGGAATTTCGTTTTCAAGAAAACAATTCCTTTTTTTTGGTTCCCGGCTCACACGATTACGTTCTTGTTGCCGGGTGATATGCGGGTTTTATTTGCAGCCTTGCTAGGGGTTGTCCTGGGAGTTTTGTTGGCTATTGCCACGCATAAAAAATAGGCGTCTATAACTTTTCGTCTTTCTTACCGTATAGTTTATAGTTGATAATAAGGTTTAATCACTATAAACTATATTTTTATGGATAAGAATAAGATTGAACAAGAGAAATCGGGGACAATGCAAGAGGGCGTGAAAAATGATACTACTTTACGTTTAACTGCCGACTTGGAAGGGAACTATTTACTGGATGAGCGGACTAGCGAGATGAAGTGGTTGGGGATTTTTTATTCTCCCGCAGGAGGAAGTGTTCACCGGGTTGCCAAGATGCTGAAGAAGAAGATCGGGGCGGATAAGGTGGATATGTTTTGCGTGAATGATATTCAGGTTGGCAAGTTGTTAGATTATAAAAATCTGATACTGGTATGCTCTTCTTTGGGACGTAGTACGTGGGAAAGGGAGCAGAGGGATCGTTGGGCCAAGTTCTTCCCGAGTATGCGTAAAATTTCTTTGAAAGATCGGTTTGTGGCTCTTGTCGGTTTGGGGGATCACGTGACCTACCCGAAGAATTTCGTGGATGGAATGGGGTACATGGCGGAGTTGGTAACAGAACTTGGCGGAACACTTGTGGGGAAAACTTCGACGGATGGGTATGTGTACGAGGATTCCACTGCCGTGATTGATGACTTGTTTGTGGGATTACCTTTGGATGAGGATTTTGAACCGGAAAAGACGGATACCCGAATAAGTAAATGGTTGGATATGGTGTTGCCGGAGTTTGAGAGGATTTAATTGTCAGTGGCGAGCTACAAGTTGTGGTGATGTTTGAATCATTAGCAGTATCGGAATTTGATAAATAAGGGTGTGGTAAGTTACATCCTTATTTTATTTTAAGGCATAGGCAGGAATTTGTTGAAAAAAAGAGTTACTTTTGAGGCAAGCGGTTTCATGGTTTATTGGTCTTTACCGTGTAATCGTGCTTATGTAGAACGCAAAATGTAATAAACATGATGAGAAGTATTGTATGCATACTACTCTTCTTGATGGGGAGTAGTGTATTTGCACAAAAGGCAAATTTTGAGGCTTGTGTCAAGTTTTCCGAGAGTAATCTTTCTGATTATGTCCACAGTTTATCGGTTTATCCCTCGTGGATCGGAAATTCTGATTTTTTCTGGTATTATTACACGACGGGTGACGGGACGGTGTACTATTTGGTAGATGCTAAGAAGGGGAAAAAGCAAGAATTATTTTCAACGGAACGGCTTGCTGCAAGATTAGCGGAATTGACAGGTAAAACTGAAGATGTCCGAAATTTTAAATTGGGTGGGTTCCGTTTCGAGGGGGATAATCCTTATCAATTGATGTTTTCCAAGTATGGGAAAGATTTTGAATACGATGTGAAACGTGATGTTTTGAAAGAATATTCACGGGAAAGAAAAGAGAATCGCTTTAGTCGGGTTCCTTATTGGCAGCGTTGGTCCCCAGATAGTAATTATATGGTGTATGCTTACAAGCATAACGTGTATATACAGGAAAAAGGAGACACGACTTCTTACCAGTTGACGACGGATGGAGAACGTTATTATTCTTATTCTTTTCAACGGGATAAGGATACGGACAAGAAGGAAGGAGCATCAATTACTTGGTCCGGGGATTCTAAGGTGTTCTATTCTTTGCGGCAGGATCGCCGGAACGTGGGTGAGGGATATTTGATCGATCATTTGGCGGAACCTCGTCCGACATTGAGAACCTATAAATTCCCGATGCCGGGAGAAAAATATGTCTACACGTATGATTTACATCTGTTTAATGCAGAAAAAAGATCGCATCAAGTGGTTGATATTGCGAAATATCCGGATCAGGAGGTAAAAGTGATACTTTTTGATTTTAATAAATACCCGGAATATATTTATTTTACCCGCAAGAGCCGGACGTGTGATGAAATGGATCTTTGTCGGGTAGATACTCGCACGGGGGAGGTTTTTGAAATTATTCACGAACGTTGTGAACCACATTTTACAGAACAATTATTTGAATGTCGAATATTGAATGGAGGGGAGGATATTCTTTGGTGGTCGGAACGTTCGGGTTGGGGGCAATATTATCTTTATAACAAGGACGGGCAGTTAAAGAATCCGGTGACAACGGGTGATTTCATGGCCGGGAGAATCACGGAGATGGACACGTTGGGACGTAGTTTCGTG from Butyricimonas virosa encodes the following:
- a CDS encoding flavodoxin domain-containing protein, whose amino-acid sequence is MDKNKIEQEKSGTMQEGVKNDTTLRLTADLEGNYLLDERTSEMKWLGIFYSPAGGSVHRVAKMLKKKIGADKVDMFCVNDIQVGKLLDYKNLILVCSSLGRSTWEREQRDRWAKFFPSMRKISLKDRFVALVGLGDHVTYPKNFVDGMGYMAELVTELGGTLVGKTSTDGYVYEDSTAVIDDLFVGLPLDEDFEPEKTDTRISKWLDMVLPEFERI
- a CDS encoding S9 family peptidase; translated protein: MMRSIVCILLFLMGSSVFAQKANFEACVKFSESNLSDYVHSLSVYPSWIGNSDFFWYYYTTGDGTVYYLVDAKKGKKQELFSTERLAARLAELTGKTEDVRNFKLGGFRFEGDNPYQLMFSKYGKDFEYDVKRDVLKEYSRERKENRFSRVPYWQRWSPDSNYMVYAYKHNVYIQEKGDTTSYQLTTDGERYYSYSFQRDKDTDKKEGASITWSGDSKVFYSLRQDRRNVGEGYLIDHLAEPRPTLRTYKFPMPGEKYVYTYDLHLFNAEKRSHQVVDIAKYPDQEVKVILFDFNKYPEYIYFTRKSRTCDEMDLCRVDTRTGEVFEIIHERCEPHFTEQLFECRILNGGEDILWWSERSGWGQYYLYNKDGQLKNPVTTGDFMAGRITEMDTLGRSFVFEGYGREKGINPEYRLFYKVNFDGSDLTLLTPGDGFHSIDLAKNGKYLIDNYSRADQEPIAELRDTKGRKIMELERPDLRLLYEMGWRKPERIKVKAADGITDLYGVMYRPFDMDSTRKYPIIINVYPGPQENFVPQSFTLDDNGNESLAQLGFIVINVGFRGSCFTRGRNYHCFGYGNLRDYALADCKFVIEQLANRYSFIDLDRVGIYGHSGGGFMAAASILTYPDFYKVAVAASGNHDNNIYTKWWGETYHGVKMHEKKVEKRDSVVYSFGSKIPTTIELAKNLKGKLLLITGDMDINVHMAHTIRLANALMQANKRFDLMLIPGADHGLGSPYYVNLIRYYFVENLLGQRLDNVDMDEID